A region from the Equus quagga isolate Etosha38 unplaced genomic scaffold, UCLA_HA_Equagga_1.0 153_RagTag, whole genome shotgun sequence genome encodes:
- the LOC124233038 gene encoding endonuclease 8-like 1 isoform X3: MRGSLGRYEMTVWAQEGSGLSSKSSTHSWKPFEGPGHPSHRMPEGPELHLASRFVNEACGGLVFGGCVEKSPISRNPEVPFESSAYRISASARGKELRLTLSPLPGAQPPQEPLALVFRFGMSGSFQLVPRDMLPPHAHLRFYTAPPGPRLALCFVDIRRFGHWDLGGEWQPGRGPCVLLEYEQFRENVLQNLADKAFDRPICEALLDQRFFNGIGNYLRAEILYRLRIPPFEKARTVLEALQQRRPSPALTLSQKIRAKLQNPDLLELCHSVSKEVVQLGGKGYGPEIGEEDFAAFRAWLRCYGMPGMSSLQDRHGRTIWFQGDPGPLAPKGGKSHKKKSKGLQQGPEDRTEDPPPPSKAPSRTRRARRGLPEQTTAQQPKGTSLQKDPEAPPVTEKGRGGGNQYSQIKGTPSLLSWATSS, from the exons ATGAGGGGGAGCCTGGGAAGATATGAGATGACAGTGTGGGCCCAGGAAGGATCTGGACTTTCTTCTAAAAGCAGCACGCATTCTTGGAAGCCCTTCGAAG GGCCTGGCCACCCCTCCCACAGAATGCCTGAGGGCCCTGAGCTGCATCTGGCCAGCCGCTTTGTGAATGAGGCATGTGGAGGGCTGGTGTTTGGTGGGTGTGTGGAGAAGTCACCCATCAGCCGCAACCCTGAGGTGCCCTTTGAGAGCAGTGCCTACCGCATCTCAGCCTCAGCCCGTGGCAAGGAGCTGCGCCTGACACTGAGCCCCctgcctggggcccagcccccacAGGAGCCCTTGGCCCTCGTCTTCCGCTTTGGCATGTCTGGCTCCTTCCAGCTGGTACCCAGGGATATGCTGCCACCGCATGCCCATCTGCGCTTTTACACAGCTCCACCTGGCCCCCGACTTGCCCTCTGCTTTGTGGACATCCGCCGCTTCGGCCACTGGGACCTCGGGGGCGAGTGGCAGCCAGGCCGCGGGCCATGTGTCTTGCTGGAGTACGAGCAGTTCAG GGAGAATGTATTACAAAACCTAGCTGACAAGGCCTTTGACCGGCCCATCTGCGAGGCCCTGTTGGACCAGAGGTTCTTCAATGGCATTGGCAACTATCTGCGGGCAGAGATCCTGTACCG GCTGAGGATACCCCCCTTTGAGAAGGCCCGCACGGTTCTGGAGGCGCTGCAGCAGCGCAGGCCG AGCCCGGCGCTGACCCTGAGCCAGAAGATCAGGGCCAAGCTGCAGAACCCAGACCTGCTGGAGTTGTGCCACTCAGTGTCCAAGGAAGTGGTCCAGTTGG GGGGCAAAGGCTACGGGCCGGAGATCGGGGAGGAGGACTTTGCTGCCTTTCGAGCCTGGCTGCGGTGCTATGGCATGCCAGGCATGAGCTCCCTCCAGGACCGGCATGGCCGGACCATCTGGTTCCAG GGGGATCCTGGACCTCTGGCACCCAAAG GGGGCAAGTCCCACAAGAAGAAATCCAAGGGACTGCAGCAGGGACCTGAGGACAGAACGGAG GACCCTCCACCCCCAAGCAAGGCCCCTTCTAGGACACGAAGGGCACGGAGAGGCCTCCCTGAGCAGACTACAGCCCAGCAGCCCAAGGGGACTAGCCTCCAAAAGGACCCAGAAGCCCCTCCAGTCActgaaaagggaagaggagggggcaaCCAGTACTCTCAG ATCAAGGGCACACCCTCCCTGCTCAGCTGGGCGACCAGTTCCTGA
- the LOC124233038 gene encoding endonuclease 8-like 1 isoform X2 has translation MRGSLGRYEMTVWAQEGSGLSSKSSTHSWKPFEGPGHPSHRMPEGPELHLASRFVNEACGGLVFGGCVEKSPISRNPEVPFESSAYRISASARGKELRLTLSPLPGAQPPQEPLALVFRFGMSGSFQLVPRDMLPPHAHLRFYTAPPGPRLALCFVDIRRFGHWDLGGEWQPGRGPCVLLEYEQFRENVLQNLADKAFDRPICEALLDQRFFNGIGNYLRAEILYRLRIPPFEKARTVLEALQQRRPSPALTLSQKIRAKLQNPDLLELCHSVSKEVVQLGGKGYGPEIGEEDFAAFRAWLRCYGMPGMSSLQDRHGRTIWFQGDPGPLAPKGGKSHKKKSKGLQQGPEDRTEDPPPPSKAPSRTRRARRGLPEQTTAQQPKGTSLQKDPEAPPVTEKGRGGGNQYSQTPQTPKMKPDTPPLEPEGTSAS, from the exons ATGAGGGGGAGCCTGGGAAGATATGAGATGACAGTGTGGGCCCAGGAAGGATCTGGACTTTCTTCTAAAAGCAGCACGCATTCTTGGAAGCCCTTCGAAG GGCCTGGCCACCCCTCCCACAGAATGCCTGAGGGCCCTGAGCTGCATCTGGCCAGCCGCTTTGTGAATGAGGCATGTGGAGGGCTGGTGTTTGGTGGGTGTGTGGAGAAGTCACCCATCAGCCGCAACCCTGAGGTGCCCTTTGAGAGCAGTGCCTACCGCATCTCAGCCTCAGCCCGTGGCAAGGAGCTGCGCCTGACACTGAGCCCCctgcctggggcccagcccccacAGGAGCCCTTGGCCCTCGTCTTCCGCTTTGGCATGTCTGGCTCCTTCCAGCTGGTACCCAGGGATATGCTGCCACCGCATGCCCATCTGCGCTTTTACACAGCTCCACCTGGCCCCCGACTTGCCCTCTGCTTTGTGGACATCCGCCGCTTCGGCCACTGGGACCTCGGGGGCGAGTGGCAGCCAGGCCGCGGGCCATGTGTCTTGCTGGAGTACGAGCAGTTCAG GGAGAATGTATTACAAAACCTAGCTGACAAGGCCTTTGACCGGCCCATCTGCGAGGCCCTGTTGGACCAGAGGTTCTTCAATGGCATTGGCAACTATCTGCGGGCAGAGATCCTGTACCG GCTGAGGATACCCCCCTTTGAGAAGGCCCGCACGGTTCTGGAGGCGCTGCAGCAGCGCAGGCCG AGCCCGGCGCTGACCCTGAGCCAGAAGATCAGGGCCAAGCTGCAGAACCCAGACCTGCTGGAGTTGTGCCACTCAGTGTCCAAGGAAGTGGTCCAGTTGG GGGGCAAAGGCTACGGGCCGGAGATCGGGGAGGAGGACTTTGCTGCCTTTCGAGCCTGGCTGCGGTGCTATGGCATGCCAGGCATGAGCTCCCTCCAGGACCGGCATGGCCGGACCATCTGGTTCCAG GGGGATCCTGGACCTCTGGCACCCAAAG GGGGCAAGTCCCACAAGAAGAAATCCAAGGGACTGCAGCAGGGACCTGAGGACAGAACGGAG GACCCTCCACCCCCAAGCAAGGCCCCTTCTAGGACACGAAGGGCACGGAGAGGCCTCCCTGAGCAGACTACAGCCCAGCAGCCCAAGGGGACTAGCCTCCAAAAGGACCCAGAAGCCCCTCCAGTCActgaaaagggaagaggagggggcaaCCAGTACTCTCAG ACACCACAGACCCCAAAGATGAAGCCTGACACCCCACCCTTGGAGCCTGAAGGGACTTCTGCCTCTTAG
- the LOC124233038 gene encoding endonuclease 8-like 1 isoform X1, translating into MRGSLGRYEMTVWAQEGSGLSSKSSTHSWKPFEGPGHPSHRMPEGPELHLASRFVNEACGGLVFGGCVEKSPISRNPEVPFESSAYRISASARGKELRLTLSPLPGAQPPQEPLALVFRFGMSGSFQLVPRDMLPPHAHLRFYTAPPGPRLALCFVDIRRFGHWDLGGEWQPGRGPCVLLEYEQFRENVLQNLADKAFDRPICEALLDQRFFNGIGNYLRAEILYRLRIPPFEKARTVLEALQQRRPSPALTLSQKIRAKLQNPDLLELCHSVSKEVVQLGGKGYGPEIGEEDFAAFRAWLRCYGMPGMSSLQDRHGRTIWFQGDPGPLAPKGGKSHKKKSKGLQQGPEDRTEDPPPPSKAPSRTRRARRGLPEQTTAQQPKGTSLQKDPEAPPVTEKGRGGGNQYSQVGLPQHPPLERERAPLKWALQEKKGWQCRWKECVDKGGIPEGCLGSP; encoded by the exons ATGAGGGGGAGCCTGGGAAGATATGAGATGACAGTGTGGGCCCAGGAAGGATCTGGACTTTCTTCTAAAAGCAGCACGCATTCTTGGAAGCCCTTCGAAG GGCCTGGCCACCCCTCCCACAGAATGCCTGAGGGCCCTGAGCTGCATCTGGCCAGCCGCTTTGTGAATGAGGCATGTGGAGGGCTGGTGTTTGGTGGGTGTGTGGAGAAGTCACCCATCAGCCGCAACCCTGAGGTGCCCTTTGAGAGCAGTGCCTACCGCATCTCAGCCTCAGCCCGTGGCAAGGAGCTGCGCCTGACACTGAGCCCCctgcctggggcccagcccccacAGGAGCCCTTGGCCCTCGTCTTCCGCTTTGGCATGTCTGGCTCCTTCCAGCTGGTACCCAGGGATATGCTGCCACCGCATGCCCATCTGCGCTTTTACACAGCTCCACCTGGCCCCCGACTTGCCCTCTGCTTTGTGGACATCCGCCGCTTCGGCCACTGGGACCTCGGGGGCGAGTGGCAGCCAGGCCGCGGGCCATGTGTCTTGCTGGAGTACGAGCAGTTCAG GGAGAATGTATTACAAAACCTAGCTGACAAGGCCTTTGACCGGCCCATCTGCGAGGCCCTGTTGGACCAGAGGTTCTTCAATGGCATTGGCAACTATCTGCGGGCAGAGATCCTGTACCG GCTGAGGATACCCCCCTTTGAGAAGGCCCGCACGGTTCTGGAGGCGCTGCAGCAGCGCAGGCCG AGCCCGGCGCTGACCCTGAGCCAGAAGATCAGGGCCAAGCTGCAGAACCCAGACCTGCTGGAGTTGTGCCACTCAGTGTCCAAGGAAGTGGTCCAGTTGG GGGGCAAAGGCTACGGGCCGGAGATCGGGGAGGAGGACTTTGCTGCCTTTCGAGCCTGGCTGCGGTGCTATGGCATGCCAGGCATGAGCTCCCTCCAGGACCGGCATGGCCGGACCATCTGGTTCCAG GGGGATCCTGGACCTCTGGCACCCAAAG GGGGCAAGTCCCACAAGAAGAAATCCAAGGGACTGCAGCAGGGACCTGAGGACAGAACGGAG GACCCTCCACCCCCAAGCAAGGCCCCTTCTAGGACACGAAGGGCACGGAGAGGCCTCCCTGAGCAGACTACAGCCCAGCAGCCCAAGGGGACTAGCCTCCAAAAGGACCCAGAAGCCCCTCCAGTCActgaaaagggaagaggagggggcaaCCAGTACTCTCAGGTGGGCCTTCCTCAGCATCCTCCTCTGGAGAGGGAAAGGGCACCACTGAAATGGGCTCTCCAGGAGAAGAAGGGATGGCAGTGTAGGTGGAAGGAATGTGTGGACAAAGGTGGGATCCCGGAAGGCTGTCTGGGCAGTCCTTAG
- the LOC124233038 gene encoding endonuclease 8-like 1 isoform X4 gives MPEGPELHLASRFVNEACGGLVFGGCVEKSPISRNPEVPFESSAYRISASARGKELRLTLSPLPGAQPPQEPLALVFRFGMSGSFQLVPRDMLPPHAHLRFYTAPPGPRLALCFVDIRRFGHWDLGGEWQPGRGPCVLLEYEQFRENVLQNLADKAFDRPICEALLDQRFFNGIGNYLRAEILYRLRIPPFEKARTVLEALQQRRPSPALTLSQKIRAKLQNPDLLELCHSVSKEVVQLGGKGYGPEIGEEDFAAFRAWLRCYGMPGMSSLQDRHGRTIWFQGDPGPLAPKGGKSHKKKSKGLQQGPEDRTEDPPPPSKAPSRTRRARRGLPEQTTAQQPKGTSLQKDPEAPPVTEKGRGGGNQYSQVGLPQHPPLERERAPLKWALQEKKGWQCRWKECVDKGGIPEGCLGSP, from the exons ATGCCTGAGGGCCCTGAGCTGCATCTGGCCAGCCGCTTTGTGAATGAGGCATGTGGAGGGCTGGTGTTTGGTGGGTGTGTGGAGAAGTCACCCATCAGCCGCAACCCTGAGGTGCCCTTTGAGAGCAGTGCCTACCGCATCTCAGCCTCAGCCCGTGGCAAGGAGCTGCGCCTGACACTGAGCCCCctgcctggggcccagcccccacAGGAGCCCTTGGCCCTCGTCTTCCGCTTTGGCATGTCTGGCTCCTTCCAGCTGGTACCCAGGGATATGCTGCCACCGCATGCCCATCTGCGCTTTTACACAGCTCCACCTGGCCCCCGACTTGCCCTCTGCTTTGTGGACATCCGCCGCTTCGGCCACTGGGACCTCGGGGGCGAGTGGCAGCCAGGCCGCGGGCCATGTGTCTTGCTGGAGTACGAGCAGTTCAG GGAGAATGTATTACAAAACCTAGCTGACAAGGCCTTTGACCGGCCCATCTGCGAGGCCCTGTTGGACCAGAGGTTCTTCAATGGCATTGGCAACTATCTGCGGGCAGAGATCCTGTACCG GCTGAGGATACCCCCCTTTGAGAAGGCCCGCACGGTTCTGGAGGCGCTGCAGCAGCGCAGGCCG AGCCCGGCGCTGACCCTGAGCCAGAAGATCAGGGCCAAGCTGCAGAACCCAGACCTGCTGGAGTTGTGCCACTCAGTGTCCAAGGAAGTGGTCCAGTTGG GGGGCAAAGGCTACGGGCCGGAGATCGGGGAGGAGGACTTTGCTGCCTTTCGAGCCTGGCTGCGGTGCTATGGCATGCCAGGCATGAGCTCCCTCCAGGACCGGCATGGCCGGACCATCTGGTTCCAG GGGGATCCTGGACCTCTGGCACCCAAAG GGGGCAAGTCCCACAAGAAGAAATCCAAGGGACTGCAGCAGGGACCTGAGGACAGAACGGAG GACCCTCCACCCCCAAGCAAGGCCCCTTCTAGGACACGAAGGGCACGGAGAGGCCTCCCTGAGCAGACTACAGCCCAGCAGCCCAAGGGGACTAGCCTCCAAAAGGACCCAGAAGCCCCTCCAGTCActgaaaagggaagaggagggggcaaCCAGTACTCTCAGGTGGGCCTTCCTCAGCATCCTCCTCTGGAGAGGGAAAGGGCACCACTGAAATGGGCTCTCCAGGAGAAGAAGGGATGGCAGTGTAGGTGGAAGGAATGTGTGGACAAAGGTGGGATCCCGGAAGGCTGTCTGGGCAGTCCTTAG